The Sphingobium sp. JS3065 genomic sequence CCAGCCATATTGAAGGGCGCTTCTGATGGCCATGTCCGGTCCTCCATCCGGCCGCCGCGGACGCCATCGCGCGCCGATGGCGGACATCAACGTCACGCCTCTGGTCGACGTCATGCTGGTGCTGCTGATCATCTTCATGGTGACCGCGCCGCTGCTGGTGACCGGCGTGCCGGTGAACCTGCCCGAAACCCGCGCCAAGGGGCTGGACCAGGACCAGAAGCCGACCGTGGTCTCCGTCGACCGCGACGGCGGCGTGTTCATCGACGATGCGCAGATCAGCGATGCCGAACTGCCCGGCCGCCTGGCCGAGATCATGTCCGCCAACGCGGGCAAGGCAGAGCCGCCGCAGATATTCCTGCGCGCCGACAAGGGGCTGGATTATGGCCGTGTGATGCTGGTCATGGGTGAGTTGAACCGGGCGGGCCTGAACAAGGTCGCGCTGGTCAGCACCGGGGCCGAGGACGCTGCCGTAAGCAGCGGTTCAGAATAGGGGCCATAGGTCTTGGCAATGGATCGCGCGGAGAAAATCGGCCTTGGCGTGGCGACGGCGGGACATGTGCTGCTGTTCGGCCTGCTCTCGTCCGGTTTTCTGGCCACTCCCAACCCGCTCAAGCTCCATTCGCCGCCGATGGACGTCAGCCTGGTGGACGAGGTGGCGCTGAAATCCATGGCGCCGCGGGTGTCGACCCAGCCGCCCCCGCCCAGCGTTGCGCCGGAACAAGGCCCGACCGAGGACGCCGCGCCCGCGCCGGAGCCTGAACCCGCGCCAACGCCCGCCCCGCCCCCGCCCAAGCCTACGCCGCCCAAGCCGGTGGCAAAGCCCGCGCCCGCCAAGCCGACGCCCGCGCCGCCGAAAAAGGACGTGCCCGCCGCCAGGCAGAAGCCCAAGCCCGCGCCGGAAAAACCCAAAGCCGCCGCTGCCGTGCCCGCCAAAGCGTCGCAGAAGCCCGCTGCCAAGCCCAATTCTCCTGCCCGCGCCTCGGGTGAGGGCAAGGCGGACAAGCCCAAGGGTTCGCTGCTGGGCAAGGATTTCCTGAAAGGCATCGATGCGGAGGACGACGCGCCGCGCAAACCCG encodes the following:
- the tolR gene encoding protein TolR, which translates into the protein MAMSGPPSGRRGRHRAPMADINVTPLVDVMLVLLIIFMVTAPLLVTGVPVNLPETRAKGLDQDQKPTVVSVDRDGGVFIDDAQISDAELPGRLAEIMSANAGKAEPPQIFLRADKGLDYGRVMLVMGELNRAGLNKVALVSTGAEDAAVSSGSE
- a CDS encoding cell envelope biogenesis protein TolA; amino-acid sequence: MDRAEKIGLGVATAGHVLLFGLLSSGFLATPNPLKLHSPPMDVSLVDEVALKSMAPRVSTQPPPPSVAPEQGPTEDAAPAPEPEPAPTPAPPPPKPTPPKPVAKPAPAKPTPAPPKKDVPAARQKPKPAPEKPKAAAAVPAKASQKPAAKPNSPARASGEGKADKPKGSLLGKDFLKGIDAEDDAPRKPAPPPAAAMGPAQKAALDAEIRRQLKPYWKSPSGADIEQLRTYVDVQLARDGSLAGQPQVFNTTGITASNRAQVTLHQELAVKAIRLAAPFKLPPALYDGWKSLRISFDKRLSQ